In the Malaya genurostris strain Urasoe2022 chromosome 1, Malgen_1.1, whole genome shotgun sequence genome, one interval contains:
- the LOC131425665 gene encoding zinc carboxypeptidase A 1-like isoform X2 — protein MAGRNVVVCFIIYLSTLIVSNLSATVSGQSVCARYDNYRLYRVQLETDRHVQILQELEAKSDSCTFYGHARQPGQQLTIMVAANKVADFEDLMDRFLIKGQVLEYNMQSKIDREAQWIKPVTTNVTEFDWSHYFHLETIYAWMEDLAAKHSFITVLSLGTSYDGIPIKGVKLSRKSDNRAIFVEGGIHAREWISPATTTFILNQLSTQMGTNLHSKVTAFGGRIENLMVSVVEWI, from the exons ATGGCCGGTAGGAACGTAGTCGTatgtttcattatttatttgtcCACACTAATTGTGAGTAATTTATCAGCTACCGTTTCGGGACAAAGTGTATGTGCCCGGTACGACAACTATCGATTGTACAGGGTGCAATTGGAAACGGATCGTCATGTGCAGATTTTGCAGGAACTGGAAGCAAAAAGCGATAGCTGTACATTCTACGGACATGCTCGTCAACCTGGACAACAGTTGACCATCATGGTTGCTGCCAACAAAGTAGCGGATTTTGAAGATCTGATGGACCGTTTCTTGATCAAAGGACAAGTGCTG gAATATAATATGCAAAGTAAAATCGATCGCGAAGCCCAATGGATAAAACCAGTCACGACAAACGTAACTGAATTCGATTGGAGTCACTACTTTCACCTCGAAACTATCTACGCTTGGATGGAAGATCTGGCCGCGAAACATTCATTCATAACCGTTCTTAGTCTCGGTACCAGCTATGATGGTATACCCATTAAAGGCGTGAAATTGTCTCGAAAGTCGGACAATAGGGCCATTTTTGTCGAAGGTGGAATCCATGCTCGTGAATGGATATCTCCGGCCACCACAACGTTCATTCTAAATCAACTG TCAACCCAGATGGGTACAAATTTACATTCGAAGGTGACCGCCTTTGGCGGAAGAATCGAAAACCTTATGGTCTCTGTCGTGGAGTGGATTTAA
- the LOC131425667 gene encoding zinc carboxypeptidase yields MLFYEKCGLIALVTILLSVLNCRACDVSNSAANPNKARYDQFRIYRVFLETENQVELMQQLENRSDSYTFMGHARHTNQNLTIMVAPQKIAEITDLLERYNIKGSVLLYNIQALIDKEEFTIMPKGTGAEQFDWLHYFHLDTIHKWLDLQASKYSFVTVLPLQASYERNLIKGVKLSKKSGNTAVFVECGIHAREWISPAVCTYLLDQLLTSDAPEVRDLAENFDWFFFPVVNPDGYKYTFESDRLWRKNRAPYGMCRGVDLNRNFESDWNGIGASSDPCAYDFAGASAASEPETQVLQQFLKANAQSSRIRTYFSMHSFSQLIMFPYGYTADKVENYNDLKTIGEKGSEAIRATHGKQYVSGAMIETIYPSSGDSVDWAFAACDVPIAFTFELRGPPESTNMFILPAEEIIPTGQETLAAYVAMLNAARDLGYYSGSERNPEL; encoded by the exons ATGTTGTTTTACGAGAAATGTGGTCTGATAGCCTTGGTGACTATATTGTTGAGTGTTCTGAATTGCCGTGCCTGTGATGTGTCTAATTCGGCTGCTAATCCTAACAAGGCACGGTACGATCAGTTCCGGATATACAGAGTGTTTCTAGAAACAGAGAACCAGGTGGAACTTATGCAACAGTTGGAGAACCGTAGTGATAGCTACACTTTTATGGGCCATGCTCGTCATACCAATCAAAATTTGACTATCATGGTCGCACCTCAGAAGATTGCCGAGATCACGGATCTTTTAGAGCGCTATAATATTAAAGGATCAGTTCTG TTATACAATATTCAAGCGTTGATCGACAAAGAAGAGTTCACAATTATGCCGAAAGGTACGGGTGCGGAACAGTTCGATTGGTTACACTACTTCCATTTGGATACCATCCATAAGTGGTTGGATTTGCAAGCCTCTAAATACTCGTTCGTTACTGTTCTACCGCTGCAGGCCAGCTACGAACGGAACCTTATCAAAGGTGTTAAGCTATCGAAAAAGTCGGGTAACACTGCAGTGTTCGTGGAGTGTGGAATTCACGCTAGGGAATGGATCTCTCCGGCTGTTTGtacgtatctgttggatcaacTTCTAACTTCGGACGCACCTGAGGTTCGTGATTTGGCGGAAAATTTCGATTGGTTCTTTTTCCCGGTTGTGAACCCGGACGGTTACAAATACACGTTCGAATCGGATCGTCTGTGGCGTAAGAACCGTGCACCGTACGGAATGTGCCGAGGAGTTGATTTGAATCGCAACTTCGAGAGCGATTGGAATGGAATCGGTGCTAGTTCGGATCCTTGTGCGTATGATTTCGCCGGAGCTTCCgctgccagtgaaccggaaacgCAAGTTTTGCAACAGTTTCTCAAAGCAAACGCTcaatcgagccgtatcaggacGTATTTTTCGATGCACTCGTTTTCTCAACTAATTATGTTCCCCTACGGGTACACTGCTGACAAGGTGGAAAACTACAACGATCTGAAGACGATTGGAGAAAAAGGTTCCGAAGCGATACGAGCCACTCACGGAAAGCAGTACGTTTCCGGTGCGATGATCGAAACGATTTATCCTTCCTCCGGGGACAGTGTCGATTGGGCATTTGCGGCTTGTGACGTTCCGATTGCCTTCACATTCGAGCTTCGTGGACCTCCGGAAAGTACGAATATGTTTATACTTCCTGCAGAGGAAATTATTCCGACTGGCCAGGAGACACTGGCTGCCTACGTTGCAATGTTGAACGCTGCACGGGATTTAGGATATTATTCCGGTTCAGAGAGAAACCCAGAGCTGTGA
- the LOC131425666 gene encoding facilitated trehalose transporter Tret1-2 homolog isoform X1: MVDLTNDRTQLIPAIPSGSRRYGATEDANAISEDNVRDTMSSFVVNNVAGESGRKLPQYIAGLAASGGALAAGTFLGWTSPAEIPLIKDKEYGFAITSEQFSWIGSMANLGAALMCFPIGILMKFIGRKWAMLSMVLPLLLGWLLIIFAENVAMLMTGRFFLGIGGGAFCVAAPTYTAEIAQSSIRGTLGTFFQLLVTIGILFVYVVGAGVSVKTLSIICGVIPLVFGLIFFFMPESPHYFVEKCRYDDASKSLKWLRGNRYDERAEIEELKENDARLKAEKISFVQGFRQKATIRALTIALGLMLFQQMSGINAVIFYTTTIFDDANTGLAATDATIIVGAIQVAATLLATFIVDKTGRRILLLISDFFMAVSTILLAVYFQLKEDDPNKVTELGWLPVLAVCLFIAMFSIGFGPVPWLMVGELFAPNVKAYASPIAGVFNWLLAFLVTKIFDTLRVNLGNAGVFWMFTGFSLLGTVFVFFVVPETKGISLPDIQKMLGGEKLKPQSISNTVEENKTETQ, from the exons atggttgatttaactaacgatCGAACACAGTTAATCCCCGCTATACCGTCAGGTTCACGACGGTATGGCGCTACAGAGGATGCTAATGCAATTAGTGAAGACAAT GTCCGCGATACAATGAGTAGCTTTGTGGTGAATAATGTGGCAGGCGAGTCCGGACGTAAATTGCCCCAATACATTGCGGGCTTGGCAGCATCCGGCGGGGCACTGGCAGCAGGTACATTCCTCGGATGGACTTCACCTGCGGAGATACCGTTGATCAAAGATAAGGAATATGGCTTTGCAATCACCAGCGAACAGTTTTCCTGGATCGGATCGATGGCCAACCTGGGCGCGGCGCTTATGTGCTTTCCCATCGGAATTCTGATGAAATTCATTGGTCGAAAGTGGGCTATGCTGAGCATGGTTCTACCACTGCTGCTCGGTTGGTTGTTGATTATTTTCGCTGAAAATGTGGCAATGTTGATGACGGGCCGATTTTTCCTCGGTATCGGTGGTGGTGCTTTTTGTGTTGCTGCCCCAACCTACACGGCTGAAATAGCGCAATCGTCAATCCGAGGAACACTGGGAACATTTTTCCAGCTGCTGGTGACCATCGGTATTCTGTTCGTGTACGTCGTAGGAGCCGGTGTTAGCGTGAAAACTCTCAGCATCATCTGTGGTGTGATTCCACTGGTTTTCGGATTGATTTTCTTCTTCATGCCCGAGAGTCCACATTATTTT GTCGAGAAATGTCGTTACGATGATGCTTCAAAGTCACTGAAATGGCTTCGTGGAAATCGGTACGACGAGCGAGCTGAGATTGAAGAACTGAAAGAGAATGATGCTAGGCTGAAGGCAgagaaaatttcattcgttCAAGGCTTCAGACAAAAAGCGACAATCCGCGCCCTTACAATCGCGTTGGGTTTGATGCTTTTCCAACAAATGTCCGGTATTAATGCTGTTATCTTCTACACCACAACAATTTTCGACGATGCAAACACTGGTCTAGCCGCCACCGATGCTACAATTATTGTTGGCGCAATTCAGGTTGCGGCCACTCTGTTAGCAACCTTCATTGTAGATAAAACCGGGCGAAGGATACTGCTACTGATTTCGGATTTCTTCATGGCCGTGTCCACCATCCTTCTGGCCGTTTACTTCCAGTTGAAGGAAGACGATCCTAATAAAGTTACGGAGCTTGGTTGGCTTCCTGTGCTGGCCGTTTGTCTGTTCATTGCAATGTTCTCCATCGGTTTCGGCCCCGTTCCGTGGTTGATGGTAGGCGAACTATTTGCTCCGAATGTCAAAGCTTACGCTAGTCCCATCGCCGGCGTGTTTAATTGGTTGCTCGCTTTTCTGGTGACCAAAATTTTCGACACACTTCGCGTGAACCTAGGAAATGCCGGAGTATTTTGGATGTTCACTGGATTTTCCCTGCTCGGAACAGTGTTTGTATTTTTCGTAGTGCCGGAAACCAAAGGTATTTCTCTACCCGATATTCAAAAGATGCTCGGTGGCGAAAAGTTAAAGCCACAAAGTATTTCCAACACCGTAGAAGAAAATAAAACCGAGACGCAATAA
- the LOC131425666 gene encoding facilitated trehalose transporter Tret1 isoform X2 codes for MVQSCWKRVRDTMSSFVVNNVAGESGRKLPQYIAGLAASGGALAAGTFLGWTSPAEIPLIKDKEYGFAITSEQFSWIGSMANLGAALMCFPIGILMKFIGRKWAMLSMVLPLLLGWLLIIFAENVAMLMTGRFFLGIGGGAFCVAAPTYTAEIAQSSIRGTLGTFFQLLVTIGILFVYVVGAGVSVKTLSIICGVIPLVFGLIFFFMPESPHYFVEKCRYDDASKSLKWLRGNRYDERAEIEELKENDARLKAEKISFVQGFRQKATIRALTIALGLMLFQQMSGINAVIFYTTTIFDDANTGLAATDATIIVGAIQVAATLLATFIVDKTGRRILLLISDFFMAVSTILLAVYFQLKEDDPNKVTELGWLPVLAVCLFIAMFSIGFGPVPWLMVGELFAPNVKAYASPIAGVFNWLLAFLVTKIFDTLRVNLGNAGVFWMFTGFSLLGTVFVFFVVPETKGISLPDIQKMLGGEKLKPQSISNTVEENKTETQ; via the exons GTCCGCGATACAATGAGTAGCTTTGTGGTGAATAATGTGGCAGGCGAGTCCGGACGTAAATTGCCCCAATACATTGCGGGCTTGGCAGCATCCGGCGGGGCACTGGCAGCAGGTACATTCCTCGGATGGACTTCACCTGCGGAGATACCGTTGATCAAAGATAAGGAATATGGCTTTGCAATCACCAGCGAACAGTTTTCCTGGATCGGATCGATGGCCAACCTGGGCGCGGCGCTTATGTGCTTTCCCATCGGAATTCTGATGAAATTCATTGGTCGAAAGTGGGCTATGCTGAGCATGGTTCTACCACTGCTGCTCGGTTGGTTGTTGATTATTTTCGCTGAAAATGTGGCAATGTTGATGACGGGCCGATTTTTCCTCGGTATCGGTGGTGGTGCTTTTTGTGTTGCTGCCCCAACCTACACGGCTGAAATAGCGCAATCGTCAATCCGAGGAACACTGGGAACATTTTTCCAGCTGCTGGTGACCATCGGTATTCTGTTCGTGTACGTCGTAGGAGCCGGTGTTAGCGTGAAAACTCTCAGCATCATCTGTGGTGTGATTCCACTGGTTTTCGGATTGATTTTCTTCTTCATGCCCGAGAGTCCACATTATTTT GTCGAGAAATGTCGTTACGATGATGCTTCAAAGTCACTGAAATGGCTTCGTGGAAATCGGTACGACGAGCGAGCTGAGATTGAAGAACTGAAAGAGAATGATGCTAGGCTGAAGGCAgagaaaatttcattcgttCAAGGCTTCAGACAAAAAGCGACAATCCGCGCCCTTACAATCGCGTTGGGTTTGATGCTTTTCCAACAAATGTCCGGTATTAATGCTGTTATCTTCTACACCACAACAATTTTCGACGATGCAAACACTGGTCTAGCCGCCACCGATGCTACAATTATTGTTGGCGCAATTCAGGTTGCGGCCACTCTGTTAGCAACCTTCATTGTAGATAAAACCGGGCGAAGGATACTGCTACTGATTTCGGATTTCTTCATGGCCGTGTCCACCATCCTTCTGGCCGTTTACTTCCAGTTGAAGGAAGACGATCCTAATAAAGTTACGGAGCTTGGTTGGCTTCCTGTGCTGGCCGTTTGTCTGTTCATTGCAATGTTCTCCATCGGTTTCGGCCCCGTTCCGTGGTTGATGGTAGGCGAACTATTTGCTCCGAATGTCAAAGCTTACGCTAGTCCCATCGCCGGCGTGTTTAATTGGTTGCTCGCTTTTCTGGTGACCAAAATTTTCGACACACTTCGCGTGAACCTAGGAAATGCCGGAGTATTTTGGATGTTCACTGGATTTTCCCTGCTCGGAACAGTGTTTGTATTTTTCGTAGTGCCGGAAACCAAAGGTATTTCTCTACCCGATATTCAAAAGATGCTCGGTGGCGAAAAGTTAAAGCCACAAAGTATTTCCAACACCGTAGAAGAAAATAAAACCGAGACGCAATAA
- the LOC131425666 gene encoding facilitated trehalose transporter Tret1 isoform X3 translates to MSSFVVNNVAGESGRKLPQYIAGLAASGGALAAGTFLGWTSPAEIPLIKDKEYGFAITSEQFSWIGSMANLGAALMCFPIGILMKFIGRKWAMLSMVLPLLLGWLLIIFAENVAMLMTGRFFLGIGGGAFCVAAPTYTAEIAQSSIRGTLGTFFQLLVTIGILFVYVVGAGVSVKTLSIICGVIPLVFGLIFFFMPESPHYFVEKCRYDDASKSLKWLRGNRYDERAEIEELKENDARLKAEKISFVQGFRQKATIRALTIALGLMLFQQMSGINAVIFYTTTIFDDANTGLAATDATIIVGAIQVAATLLATFIVDKTGRRILLLISDFFMAVSTILLAVYFQLKEDDPNKVTELGWLPVLAVCLFIAMFSIGFGPVPWLMVGELFAPNVKAYASPIAGVFNWLLAFLVTKIFDTLRVNLGNAGVFWMFTGFSLLGTVFVFFVVPETKGISLPDIQKMLGGEKLKPQSISNTVEENKTETQ, encoded by the exons ATGAGTAGCTTTGTGGTGAATAATGTGGCAGGCGAGTCCGGACGTAAATTGCCCCAATACATTGCGGGCTTGGCAGCATCCGGCGGGGCACTGGCAGCAGGTACATTCCTCGGATGGACTTCACCTGCGGAGATACCGTTGATCAAAGATAAGGAATATGGCTTTGCAATCACCAGCGAACAGTTTTCCTGGATCGGATCGATGGCCAACCTGGGCGCGGCGCTTATGTGCTTTCCCATCGGAATTCTGATGAAATTCATTGGTCGAAAGTGGGCTATGCTGAGCATGGTTCTACCACTGCTGCTCGGTTGGTTGTTGATTATTTTCGCTGAAAATGTGGCAATGTTGATGACGGGCCGATTTTTCCTCGGTATCGGTGGTGGTGCTTTTTGTGTTGCTGCCCCAACCTACACGGCTGAAATAGCGCAATCGTCAATCCGAGGAACACTGGGAACATTTTTCCAGCTGCTGGTGACCATCGGTATTCTGTTCGTGTACGTCGTAGGAGCCGGTGTTAGCGTGAAAACTCTCAGCATCATCTGTGGTGTGATTCCACTGGTTTTCGGATTGATTTTCTTCTTCATGCCCGAGAGTCCACATTATTTT GTCGAGAAATGTCGTTACGATGATGCTTCAAAGTCACTGAAATGGCTTCGTGGAAATCGGTACGACGAGCGAGCTGAGATTGAAGAACTGAAAGAGAATGATGCTAGGCTGAAGGCAgagaaaatttcattcgttCAAGGCTTCAGACAAAAAGCGACAATCCGCGCCCTTACAATCGCGTTGGGTTTGATGCTTTTCCAACAAATGTCCGGTATTAATGCTGTTATCTTCTACACCACAACAATTTTCGACGATGCAAACACTGGTCTAGCCGCCACCGATGCTACAATTATTGTTGGCGCAATTCAGGTTGCGGCCACTCTGTTAGCAACCTTCATTGTAGATAAAACCGGGCGAAGGATACTGCTACTGATTTCGGATTTCTTCATGGCCGTGTCCACCATCCTTCTGGCCGTTTACTTCCAGTTGAAGGAAGACGATCCTAATAAAGTTACGGAGCTTGGTTGGCTTCCTGTGCTGGCCGTTTGTCTGTTCATTGCAATGTTCTCCATCGGTTTCGGCCCCGTTCCGTGGTTGATGGTAGGCGAACTATTTGCTCCGAATGTCAAAGCTTACGCTAGTCCCATCGCCGGCGTGTTTAATTGGTTGCTCGCTTTTCTGGTGACCAAAATTTTCGACACACTTCGCGTGAACCTAGGAAATGCCGGAGTATTTTGGATGTTCACTGGATTTTCCCTGCTCGGAACAGTGTTTGTATTTTTCGTAGTGCCGGAAACCAAAGGTATTTCTCTACCCGATATTCAAAAGATGCTCGGTGGCGAAAAGTTAAAGCCACAAAGTATTTCCAACACCGTAGAAGAAAATAAAACCGAGACGCAATAA